In Candidatus Cloacimonadota bacterium, a single genomic region encodes these proteins:
- a CDS encoding C25 family cysteine peptidase produces MKAIKIATLLLLIGAMTCFASTISKTYYFDEPVLIYEGDYSKVHIEDGVTLGTPGEPAIPYIGIRLLLPQDESIVSVSLALKDEVNLGNYILCPKQQQVPLSKIEGAKFTEPNPEIYQSETQFPSRQYNNYSTHYLAGYSIGFLALTPIKYIPATGKLSYYKEIIVSVETEYNEVAESAGRFLFKNPQVEKRLQKLVDNPEKIDNYIITKSRDDDAYDYIIVTSADYSNDFQPLVDFHSHRGYRTKIELVSDIYTNYTGVDEQDKIRNYFIDQYSNGPIKFVLLGGDTAPDNPSENIVSHRGLFADPGSGYADDNIPADMYYACLDRTSATGSGPDWNNDNDNRWGEPNEADLLAEFYIGRICMNNSTEIANAINKMMLYSETPVADELQSALLVGEYLWGPPYYPTTYGGTYMNELIGGCSNNGYTTVGIPTDWDMSTLYEMNGYWTSSDLYTQLNLGPNLLCHLGHGSPTHCLNIDNSDLTTYHITNDGITYNFINGYSQACYSGSMDNWHYNGYYVGDCFAEKISTMPTAASTFIANSRYGWGEAGGTDGASQIFNREWIDAFFDDGIYSIAGANQVSKEHAIPFIEAQQVVRWCCYELNVFGDPSLEPWTEEPTNLSPTYPQAIMAGTPEIDVIAPAFSRITVYDDDTIYGYGMTNFLGEGTVIFDNIPQEAGIMHISIVAHNYYKYVGDITVTAYVVNVFPDTIYANVPSTVTITVLSPDSITPEVGVNVWAEGLDYISDTVVTNDDGIANLTVNYPFGPIAQIYGQRPENDYYTFHEELHVIADDLTNPDLTVSTNFGLEDTFALNLSGTIYAYVENDETTLWISIDDSLLFSTSGSSYEVTPLTMNPVISIISKSGYNLYQEEFPVIIAYGTASGIVTNSNTGDPVSDIEVKFYEQGADPTTDDPLFTDITNTDGFYEITEEQPVDYYDIYIDEWGYNSYQELDYFLGYGTNSHDIVIDPVESAVVHGRIYDEDGAVNNTTITYYRSDNGEQYTKVTVGISGRYSVTLPYFTYDVYVSAPEHVPFRGSITIECNLTVDYSLGFAALFCNFENNDGDFSPTPQTGAWEWGEPTTGDINAYSGINVWATNLDGYYVNNANWYLESPEFTAPDSAILTFYHYYDFEQAGSGTLYDGGNVKISTDGGTLFTLITPEGGYDGNVTALEEQGFGETNYDWELVEFDLSNYEGQDVILRLHFASDQGVCDHYGWYIDDVLVGNPNNSSTQIIHPHVSTDNTQLTYKLELYQNYPNPVNPDIIGTNISFSLPKNTKEAEIRIYNIKGQLVKKFKMQNAKCGMNSMVWDGKDNSGKPVSNGIYFYKLSTAKKSITKKMILLR; encoded by the coding sequence ATGAAAGCAATTAAAATCGCAACATTACTGCTCCTTATAGGAGCAATGACTTGTTTTGCAAGCACCATTTCTAAAACATATTACTTTGATGAACCTGTTTTGATATATGAAGGAGATTATTCAAAAGTTCATATAGAAGATGGAGTAACATTAGGAACTCCCGGTGAACCTGCGATTCCTTATATTGGAATCAGATTATTACTTCCTCAAGATGAAAGTATCGTAAGTGTGTCCCTTGCACTAAAAGACGAAGTAAATTTAGGAAATTATATTCTTTGTCCAAAACAACAGCAAGTTCCTCTATCAAAAATTGAAGGTGCGAAATTCACAGAACCTAATCCGGAAATCTATCAAAGCGAAACCCAATTTCCATCACGCCAATACAATAATTACAGTACACATTATCTTGCTGGATACTCTATTGGATTTCTGGCGCTAACTCCAATTAAGTATATCCCCGCAACAGGTAAATTGTCATACTACAAAGAAATAATTGTTTCAGTAGAAACTGAATACAACGAAGTAGCTGAATCAGCTGGACGGTTCTTATTCAAGAATCCTCAGGTAGAAAAAAGATTACAAAAGTTAGTTGATAATCCAGAAAAAATTGATAATTACATAATTACAAAATCAAGAGACGATGATGCCTATGATTACATTATTGTAACCTCTGCAGACTATTCTAATGATTTTCAACCTCTGGTAGATTTTCATTCTCACCGGGGCTATAGAACTAAGATTGAATTAGTTAGCGATATTTATACTAATTACACTGGAGTAGATGAGCAGGACAAAATCAGAAATTATTTTATTGACCAGTATTCAAATGGTCCAATTAAATTTGTCCTTTTAGGAGGTGATACAGCACCTGATAATCCTTCTGAGAATATTGTTTCTCATCGTGGACTTTTTGCTGACCCTGGAAGCGGTTATGCAGACGACAATATTCCAGCTGATATGTATTATGCCTGTTTAGACAGAACTTCTGCTACAGGTTCAGGTCCTGATTGGAATAATGATAATGACAATAGATGGGGTGAACCCAATGAAGCAGACCTTCTTGCAGAATTTTATATTGGAAGAATCTGTATGAACAATTCTACTGAAATTGCTAATGCCATTAATAAAATGATGCTCTATTCTGAAACACCTGTGGCTGATGAGTTGCAGTCCGCTCTGCTTGTTGGAGAGTATCTTTGGGGACCACCCTATTATCCGACTACCTATGGGGGAACTTATATGAATGAGTTAATCGGTGGATGCAGTAATAATGGCTATACAACGGTTGGTATTCCTACTGATTGGGATATGTCCACTTTGTATGAAATGAATGGATATTGGACATCATCAGATTTATATACTCAATTAAATCTCGGACCAAACCTGCTTTGTCATCTTGGACATGGCAGTCCCACTCATTGTTTAAATATTGATAATTCAGACTTAACAACTTATCACATTACCAATGATGGAATTACATATAACTTTATTAATGGCTATTCTCAGGCATGCTATTCTGGTTCAATGGATAACTGGCATTATAATGGATATTATGTTGGTGATTGCTTTGCAGAAAAGATATCAACAATGCCCACAGCAGCTTCAACCTTTATAGCCAATTCTCGTTACGGCTGGGGTGAAGCGGGAGGAACCGATGGAGCCTCTCAAATATTTAACAGAGAATGGATTGATGCTTTCTTTGATGATGGTATATATTCCATTGCAGGAGCCAATCAAGTGTCAAAAGAACATGCTATCCCATTTATTGAAGCACAGCAAGTTGTAAGATGGTGCTGTTACGAATTGAATGTTTTCGGTGACCCTTCTCTTGAACCCTGGACTGAAGAACCTACAAATCTATCTCCCACATATCCTCAAGCAATAATGGCTGGAACACCAGAAATTGATGTAATTGCTCCTGCTTTTTCAAGAATTACTGTTTATGATGACGATACTATTTATGGTTATGGTATGACGAATTTCTTGGGAGAAGGAACAGTTATTTTTGATAATATACCTCAAGAAGCAGGAATTATGCATATCTCAATCGTTGCACATAACTATTATAAATATGTTGGTGATATTACGGTTACAGCTTATGTCGTGAATGTTTTTCCTGACACTATATATGCTAATGTGCCATCAACAGTAACTATTACAGTTTTATCCCCAGATAGCATAACTCCAGAAGTTGGGGTAAATGTATGGGCTGAGGGCTTAGATTATATTTCAGATACGGTTGTTACAAACGATGATGGAATTGCAAATTTAACAGTAAATTATCCATTTGGTCCAATTGCCCAAATCTACGGACAGAGACCCGAAAACGATTATTATACATTCCATGAAGAATTACATGTAATAGCAGATGACCTAACAAACCCAGACCTGACGGTTAGTACTAATTTTGGTTTGGAAGATACATTTGCTCTTAATCTATCAGGAACAATTTATGCATATGTTGAAAATGATGAAACTACACTCTGGATAAGTATTGATGATAGTTTATTATTTAGTACTTCTGGAAGTAGCTATGAAGTTACTCCATTAACAATGAATCCAGTTATATCAATAATCTCTAAATCTGGTTACAATTTGTATCAAGAAGAGTTTCCTGTAATAATTGCTTATGGCACTGCTTCAGGCATAGTAACAAACAGTAATACTGGAGACCCTGTTTCTGATATTGAGGTGAAATTCTATGAACAAGGTGCTGACCCAACAACTGATGACCCATTATTCACTGATATAACTAATACTGATGGATTTTACGAAATTACCGAGGAGCAACCTGTTGATTATTATGATATCTATATTGATGAATGGGGCTATAACTCGTATCAAGAATTGGACTACTTCCTAGGTTATGGCACTAATTCTCATGATATTGTTATTGACCCTGTTGAAAGTGCTGTAGTTCACGGAAGAATTTATGACGAAGATGGAGCAGTAAACAATACTACTATAACCTATTACCGCTCTGATAATGGCGAGCAATATACTAAGGTAACTGTTGGAATATCTGGAAGATATAGCGTTACTCTTCCTTATTTCACTTATGATGTTTATGTAAGTGCTCCAGAACATGTGCCTTTTAGAGGCTCCATTACTATTGAATGTAATCTTACTGTTGATTACAGCTTGGGTTTTGCGGCTTTATTCTGCAACTTTGAAAATAATGATGGAGACTTTTCTCCAACTCCTCAAACTGGAGCATGGGAATGGGGTGAACCTACTACTGGTGATATCAATGCTTATTCAGGTATAAATGTGTGGGCTACCAATCTTGATGGATATTATGTAAATAATGCAAACTGGTATCTTGAGTCACCTGAATTCACTGCTCCTGATAGTGCTATTCTAACCTTCTACCATTATTATGATTTTGAACAGGCCGGTTCTGGCACACTGTATGATGGAGGAAATGTAAAAATCTCAACTGATGGTGGCACCTTATTTACTCTTATTACTCCAGAAGGTGGTTATGATGGAAATGTTACTGCTCTTGAAGAGCAAGGATTTGGCGAAACAAACTATGATTGGGAATTAGTAGAGTTTGACCTTAGTAACTATGAAGGTCAAGATGTTATCCTGAGATTACATTTTGCTTCTGACCAAGGTGTTTGTGACCATTACGGATGGTATATTGATGATGTACTTGTAGGTAATCCTAATAATAGTAGTACTCAAATAATACATCCTCATGTTTCAACTGACAATACACAATTAACATACAAACTTGAATTATACCAAAACTATCCTAATCCTGTGAATCCCGATATAATCGGAACTAATATCTCTTTTTCATTGCCGAAAAACACGAAGGAAGCAGAAATAAGAATCTATAATATCAAGGGTCAGCTGGTAAAGAAGTTCAAAATGCAAAATGCGAAGTGCGGAATGAATAGTATGGTATGGGATGGAAAAGATAACTCTGGAAAACCCGTTTCAAATGGCATCTATTTTTACAAACTTTCTACAGCTAAGAAAAGCATTACCAAGAAAATGATACTGTTGAGATAA
- a CDS encoding FG-GAP-like repeat-containing protein, with translation MKTKKVNANQKTLCFSTKVFSALLFFLIFISISYAQTFYEITTNGWGQGMRMSKPVFMDIDEDGLLDMFITDGCCNGNIKHFEQASGNSYKFILITQKFNDIEIKYPSAPAFADIDGDGLLDMLIGEQDGNINHYEQVSSGSYAFNLITENFNDISEWHTVPFLLDIDNDGLLDLIVGKCSGQISHYEQVSEVSYDFDLISEQFNGIDVGNFCTPTVTDIDGDGLLDLIIGEGEESGNSGGNIFHYEQNSQGSYDFTLVTDNFNEINVGRFSAPTFTDVDDDGLLDLFIGELDGNINLYEQDSAGDYDFNLITEYFVVIDVGRFSIPTFADVDGDDLLDMFIGEYDGNINHYEQVSTGSYEFTFLSDNFCGINLESSKPTITDIDNDGLWDMIVGEWRHGHVLHYEQTTAGSYDFTLITENFVEVNFGGSPAFHFTDIDDDGLLDLLVGVHTGNIGHYEQDSENSYNFTLISENFSGIDVGSYAVPTSCDIDEDGLLDLLIGKQHNGRICHYEQVSEDSYDFILIDPRFKDINREYRSAPTFADIDGDGLEDFLIGAYDGGICFYKRYNEIAEQFTKITEGDIVNDNGWSMGCSWADYDDDGYLDLYITNTGSGSPFNPEENFLYANNGNGTFTKITTGDIVNDVATSHSSSWSDYNNDGYVDLFVANSGVPGGPNSLYQNNGDGTFTSITNGPIVEDMNFTQNGVWGDFDNDGNLDLMTTSCMGTYLYRNNGDGTFAEMYILNEGYYKGVACADYDNDGNLDVFLTKYVMGGANNALYRNNGDGTFTRIIEGAIVNDGGSSPGGSWGDYNNDGDLDLFVPNTDINFLYQNNGDGTFTKITEGPIVIDEGTSRSGSWGDFDNDGDLDLFVTNGYGENNFLYENMGDGTFIRITQGDIANDGGYSIGCSWADYDNDGDLDLFVTNTQEPNFLYRNETGNNNNWINIKCIGIVSNTSAIGAKVRIKAVINGIPVWQTQEISGQTNAWGQNSLNVEFGLGDATIIDSLVIEWPSGRTQTLMNIDTNQFLTIEEGQDELGVDTVVSRPDEDVLVAVYINENQQSFSSADIILNGYTEGVEFLDLIIENSLVGDANWIYEVNEIDGNLLIALAGSEDITGDGILFWLKFHTGVSEGFVPINIVSALFNADIIPTLLTNGGIEIVFPDYGDVDQNGFVQSFDASLILKYLVGLVVLDPYQQLNADVTIDNTISALDATFILQYIVGIIDSLPYPITGDEYLASGIPEMYNQTILPGEIIDVPINLTCVENIYSFEATVEFNPDDLEYLSSTFAEILEDFIIEENLDGGLVKFSGTGLDAVNNDGELLILHFAVKEDFNSDSTFVGLNQLRWNEDDVQMNCAQAKLTNSLSISNEEPVLCFDLSQNYPNPFKPETLINYSIKKESRVILEVYNIKGQKVITLVNEKLKLGYHSVVWDGKDDSGKPVSNGIYFYKLSIDKSKGISSERTNIIKKMIILK, from the coding sequence ATGAAAACTAAAAAAGTTAATGCCAATCAAAAAACATTATGCTTTTCAACTAAAGTATTTTCCGCTTTATTATTTTTTTTGATTTTCATTTCCATATCTTATGCCCAGACCTTTTACGAAATTACTACTAACGGCTGGGGACAGGGAATGAGAATGAGTAAGCCGGTATTTATGGATATTGATGAAGATGGATTACTGGATATGTTCATCACAGACGGATGTTGTAATGGGAATATTAAGCACTTTGAACAGGCTTCAGGAAATTCATATAAATTTATATTAATTACACAAAAATTTAATGATATTGAAATAAAATATCCTTCTGCTCCTGCCTTTGCTGATATTGATGGAGATGGATTATTAGATATGCTCATTGGGGAACAAGATGGAAATATCAATCATTATGAACAGGTTTCATCGGGTTCTTATGCTTTTAACCTGATTACTGAGAATTTTAATGATATTAGTGAGTGGCACACAGTTCCTTTTCTTTTAGATATTGATAATGATGGTCTTTTAGATTTAATTGTTGGGAAATGCAGTGGTCAAATTAGTCATTATGAGCAAGTTTCGGAAGTTTCTTATGACTTTGATTTAATTTCTGAACAATTTAATGGAATTGATGTAGGAAATTTTTGTACTCCTACAGTTACAGATATTGACGGAGATGGTTTATTGGACCTGATTATCGGTGAGGGTGAAGAATCTGGTAATTCAGGAGGTAATATTTTTCACTATGAACAGAATTCACAAGGGTCTTATGACTTTACCTTAGTCACAGATAATTTCAATGAAATCAATGTGGGTAGATTTTCCGCACCAACATTTACTGATGTTGATGATGATGGACTATTAGATTTGTTCATCGGTGAATTAGATGGCAATATTAATCTTTATGAGCAGGACTCTGCCGGAGATTATGATTTCAACCTCATTACAGAATATTTTGTTGTCATTGATGTAGGTAGATTTTCTATACCAACCTTTGCTGATGTAGATGGTGACGATTTATTGGATATGTTTATTGGAGAATATGATGGTAATATCAATCATTATGAGCAAGTTTCAACTGGTTCTTATGAATTTACATTCCTATCAGATAATTTTTGCGGGATTAATCTGGAATCTTCTAAACCAACCATTACTGATATAGATAATGATGGACTCTGGGATATGATTGTGGGAGAATGGCGACATGGACATGTTTTACATTATGAACAAACAACAGCTGGTAGCTATGATTTTACATTAATTACTGAAAACTTTGTTGAGGTTAATTTTGGTGGAAGCCCAGCCTTTCACTTTACTGATATTGACGACGATGGATTATTAGATTTGTTGGTTGGTGTCCACACTGGAAATATCGGTCATTATGAACAAGATTCAGAAAACTCATATAACTTTACCCTAATCTCAGAAAATTTTAGTGGGATAGATGTAGGAAGTTACGCAGTCCCAACCAGTTGTGATATTGATGAAGATGGCTTATTAGACTTACTTATTGGAAAACAGCATAATGGAAGAATCTGTCATTATGAGCAAGTTTCAGAAGATTCTTATGATTTTATACTGATTGATCCGAGATTTAAAGATATTAACCGAGAATATCGTTCAGCTCCAACTTTTGCTGATATTGATGGTGATGGTTTAGAAGATTTTTTAATAGGTGCTTATGATGGTGGAATATGTTTTTATAAAAGGTATAATGAAATAGCAGAACAATTTACCAAGATTACCGAAGGTGATATTGTAAACGATAATGGATGGTCCATGGGTTGTAGTTGGGCTGATTATGACGACGATGGTTATTTGGATTTGTATATTACTAATACAGGGAGTGGCAGTCCTTTTAATCCTGAAGAAAACTTTCTCTATGCGAACAATGGGAATGGTACATTCACCAAAATTACGACCGGTGATATTGTTAATGATGTTGCCACCTCTCATAGCAGTAGTTGGAGTGATTATAACAACGATGGATATGTAGATTTGTTTGTTGCAAATAGTGGCGTGCCGGGTGGTCCTAATTCTCTATATCAAAACAATGGCGATGGCACTTTTACTAGTATTACCAATGGCCCTATCGTAGAGGATATGAATTTCACTCAGAATGGTGTCTGGGGAGATTTTGATAACGATGGAAATTTGGATTTAATGACCACAAGTTGTATGGGCACTTATCTATATAGAAATAATGGCGATGGAACCTTTGCAGAAATGTACATTTTGAACGAAGGATATTATAAAGGCGTTGCTTGTGCTGATTATGATAATGATGGTAATTTAGATGTATTTCTAACAAAATATGTAATGGGCGGTGCCAATAATGCTTTATATCGCAACAATGGTGATGGTACTTTTACCAGGATTATTGAGGGTGCAATTGTTAACGATGGTGGGAGTTCTCCGGGAGGTAGCTGGGGTGACTACAACAACGATGGCGATTTGGATTTGTTTGTTCCTAATACCGACATAAATTTCTTGTATCAAAACAATGGTGATGGTACTTTTACCAAAATTACTGAAGGTCCGATTGTAATTGATGAGGGTACCTCAAGAAGCGGAAGTTGGGGCGACTTTGACAATGACGGTGATTTGGATCTATTCGTCACAAATGGATACGGTGAGAATAACTTTTTATACGAGAATATGGGAGATGGGACATTCATCCGCATCACGCAGGGTGATATTGCCAATGATGGTGGTTATTCCATTGGTTGTAGTTGGGCAGATTATGATAATGATGGTGATCTGGATTTATTTGTTACAAATACTCAAGAGCCTAACTTTCTGTATCGTAATGAGACAGGAAATAATAATAATTGGATTAATATAAAATGTATTGGTATTGTATCCAATACCTCTGCAATTGGAGCAAAAGTTAGAATTAAAGCAGTAATAAATGGAATTCCCGTCTGGCAAACGCAAGAGATTTCAGGACAAACAAACGCATGGGGGCAAAATAGTTTAAATGTAGAATTCGGACTTGGTGATGCCACAATTATTGACTCCCTTGTAATTGAATGGCCATCAGGTAGAACACAAACTTTAATGAATATTGATACAAATCAATTCTTAACAATAGAAGAAGGCCAAGATGAGTTGGGTGTGGATACTGTTGTTTCTAGACCAGATGAGGATGTATTAGTGGCAGTTTATATCAATGAAAATCAGCAAAGTTTTAGTTCAGCAGATATAATTCTCAATGGCTATACAGAGGGCGTGGAATTTCTGGACCTTATAATAGAAAACAGTTTAGTTGGAGATGCCAATTGGATCTACGAAGTCAACGAAATTGATGGTAATCTCTTGATTGCCCTTGCTGGTTCGGAAGATATTACAGGAGATGGTATATTATTCTGGCTCAAATTTCATACTGGAGTTTCTGAAGGGTTTGTCCCAATAAATATCGTTTCTGCTTTATTCAATGCTGATATCATCCCTACTCTTCTTACTAATGGCGGTATTGAGATTGTCTTTCCTGATTATGGTGATGTGGATCAGAACGGATTTGTCCAGAGTTTCGATGCATCCCTAATCCTAAAATATCTCGTCGGTTTAGTTGTCCTTGACCCGTATCAACAATTAAACGCAGATGTTACAATAGATAATACAATTTCTGCTTTGGACGCTACCTTTATATTACAATATATTGTTGGCATTATTGACTCCTTGCCCTATCCAATAACAGGAGATGAATATTTGGCTTCTGGTATTCCAGAAATGTATAATCAAACAATTTTACCCGGAGAGATAATTGATGTGCCAATAAATCTTACCTGTGTAGAGAATATTTACTCATTTGAAGCAACAGTTGAATTCAATCCTGATGATTTAGAGTATCTATCTTCTACATTTGCAGAAATTTTGGAAGATTTTATCATTGAAGAAAACTTAGATGGGGGATTAGTCAAATTTTCAGGAACCGGACTTGATGCTGTAAATAATGATGGTGAATTACTGATACTTCACTTTGCTGTTAAAGAAGACTTCAATTCAGATTCCACATTTGTAGGACTTAATCAATTGAGATGGAATGAAGATGATGTACAAATGAACTGCGCTCAAGCAAAACTTACAAACTCATTGTCAATAAGTAATGAAGAGCCTGTTCTGTGTTTTGATCTAAGTCAAAATTATCCAAATCCTTTCAAGCCGGAAACATTGATAAACTATAGTATTAAGAAGGAATCAAGAGTAATTCTTGAAGTCTACAACATCAAAGGACAAAAGGTCATAACTCTTGTTAACGAGAAATTGAAACTAGGTTATCATTCTGTAGTCTGGGATGGAAAAGATGATTCTGGAAAACCTGTTTCTAATGGTATCTACTTCTACAAACTCTCTATTGATAAATCCAAAGGCATTTCATCTGAAAGAACAAATATTATCAAAAAAATGATTATATTAAAATAA